The genomic interval AGTATTTTCCAATTGAGTTGGTGTGATGACTTATAACTAAATTGAATTAACTTTAAagacaaataaataatttatttcccTTTTTCACACATGCATGAACACACGGAACacttgtttatatatatataaaactcaaatcaaatatttttttttgtttggtgTAAATATATATAACCACATTTTTggaataatattataaatattatttagatgtttacttctttttttccTCTAAGTAAAAATATCAACAAGAAATATAACAATTCaaagttatattatttattaaaaaatagagaaatattttcattaagaTATCTTTATTAGTTAGattgagaagaaaaagaagagaaaaattaGCGAGTTAAATCGAATAATTCTGTTAGATAATATGGATTTGTTTTACATTCAGTTCCTAATGTCTACCCGGTGGATTTGTTTGAACGCACATGGATCTTCGATAGACTTGATCGTCTTGGAATTTCAAGATATTTTCAGTCAGAGATCAAAGACTGCGTCGCATATGTTTCAAGGTATGTGAGATGTTATGAATACAAgtataagaaattaaaattaaatggtatttttaaatcgtgatatattaaatattctgctatagtaataatatttaattacttatttttatttagaataaATAGGATAAATGTGTGAGGGAGAAAAAGGAGCTTGTTTTCTGCAAGTTAATCATAACACAACTTTTCAGATATTGGACTGAGAAGGGTATTTGCTGGGCAAGGAATTCAGAGGTTCAAGATATAGATGACACAGCAATGGGATTCAGACTTCTAAGGTTGCATGGGCACCAAGTTTCAGCCAGTGAGTTATTTGTATATACAAAACCTAACATATCGCTTAGTTCCTTCATGCTTTCCACCTATCTTTCTTATTGCTTAGAGACAGATATTATTTTCCCAACTAAAGTGCTTTAATTTTGATGCAAATTTTGGTAGGTGTGTTTAAGAACTTTGAGAAAAATGGGGAATTTTTCTGCTTTTCTGGGCAGTCAAACCAAGCTGTTACAGGAATGTTCAATCTCTATCGAGCATCTCAAGTGCTATTTCAAGGAGAGAAGATTCTTGAGGATGCCAAGAACTTCTCAGCCAAATTTTTAAGTGAGAAACGTGAAGCAAATGAGCTCCTAGATAAATGGATCATAACAAAAGATTTACCTGGCGAGGTTTGTTCCAATACCATGTAACTTACCTAaacctttaaaaaaatgaaaatctaTACTAGGTATTTTATGTGCATGTGTAGATAATACACGGACAAAAACaacacaaatatttataaatttacgtGGTTAGaagtatttattttatgatcataatattgataaatttattagacatgtggattatgtaatttgacttttttttcttacagGTGGGTTATGCTTTGGACATGCCCTGGTATGCTAGCTTGCCAAGAGTGGAGACAAGATTTTACCTTGAACAATATGGAGGTAGCAGTGACGTTTGGATTGGCAAGACCCTTTATAGGTaccaataattaaatataaaacatgCATAGTtcatcaaaaaataaatataactatcAGTTTTGTTAGATCCTGGTCAAAGTGCAGTTTTCATTTGTCAACAGTAAAGTATTCAGTCCCACTATCACTTTCAACAAATATAATCTTTAAGGGACATGTTCATATATATTCTTATATCTTCAGTTTGAGTATACATGAAAATTATGTAACtaatattatcttttttttctatatattgtTTATCGTTTCTACTTTTCCATTTCTCTTTTCAGCCTATTTTTTTcacttattataattttttcatataaatgaaaattttcttACTTTATAACCCAACCTTTTAATATAGACATGGAtagtttataataaaataatatactgTCTTTAACAAGTCATCTAGATTTGAGTCCTTGACATTCCTATTTTTTAAAGTCAAAAGTAGAATTGAAACACAATATTAATTCTATGTTTCAAACTGGTGTATTTTTATTGGTATAAAAGTGATAAAATGATTAACGAACAcacttcttgttcttctttaaCAGGATGCCCTTCGTGAACAATGATGTCTATCTCGAGCTTGCAAAATTGGACTACAGCATCTGTCAAGCAGTGCACTGTGCAGAATGGGAAAAAATCCAAAGGTGAGTGTATAATCAACCAGAAAACACTCCATTACATTGTATTCTACTAATTAATTTGACAAATTGAGACAACAGCCAAATGAATTCCAATATTTTCAATGACATTGTATATTAGGTGGTACTCGGAAGCAGGACTAGAGAGATTTGGATTGAGCAAACAAAGTCTACTATTTGCTTACTTTATAGCAGCAGCTAGCATATTTGAGCCTGAGAGGTCTCGAGAGAGACTTGCATGGGCTAAAACTGCAACATTGCTCGAGACACTTGGGTCCTACATAAAAGATGAACAAACTAGGAGTGGTTTTGTAGATTTGTTCAACAAAAGCATTAACGGACGAAACTTATCCAACAAGTAACTAAACCTCTGAATCGTTGTCTGTCCTATATATTATCCAATTATTGTGCATGCCTATCTGCTATGTGTTTGATTAACTTCGAGTTCCTTATTGCGCAAAACTTTGTGCTTGTTAGAAGATAAACATATGTTAAAATAATAGTACTGACATAACAAAACCTGTGTTGAATGTGTGCTGCAGGAAGTTGAACAAGAACAAGAGAGAGGAAGAACTCCTGGAGATTTTGCTGACAAACCTTGATTACCTTGGGTTCGAAATGCTTCGGAGTCATGGTTGTGAATTGTCCCATTATTTGAATCAAGCAGTGAGTGGAAACCCTTCGGAACTTTCTATGCACTTCTGAGAAACATTCAAAAAGTTTCATTACAAAATgtgtgaaaataaatttgttggtTTCATTGTTTTTAAACGAATAttagaaaatgaaaacaaagttTAACATCATCATTACTATAATAAAATGGAATATAAAacagaaaacatttttttagattaacaaattatttaaaatttcttgCTAAAACTTTAAGATGTTTTATGAAATGGTCAGTGGCAGGGTTGGCTATCAAGTTGGCAGAATGAAGGGAACAGCTTGGAAAGAGAAGGTGAGCTGATTGTGCAAATCATAAATGTAATGGCTGGCTATTGGTCAGAAGAACTACTGCTGAATCCACAGTACCAGAGGTTGCTCCAAACCACTAATAGAGTCTGTCATGGACTCCGTAATTATCAAAGCAGCAAGGTTAGTAACAAAAGTTACAAAtcacttttatatatttgaataatCCTATGCTTAGATTAAGTTCCAGATCCGAATTTTCCAACTTCTGTGATCATTGTCAGGCACATGATAGTGGCAGCCACAAGAGGACAACCTACATGACTACCCCTCAAATAGAATCTGACATGCAAGAACTTGTGCAATTGGTGCTCCAAAATTCCTCAGATGGGGTGCACACCAATGTGAAGAATTCATTCCTCACAGTGGCCAAGGGCTTCTACTACCGAGCATACTGTGATCCAGAGACCATAAACTCTCATATTGAAAAAGTTCTCTTTGAAAGAGTGATGTAAATCAGTAAAAATGTATATAACAAGTGTCACGTTCATAATGTAATTTTCCCTTTTAGCTCCGGTAGAATGAGTGTGCTGAAACGGCTATCTTGTTGTTTCTATACCTGAGAATGCAATGAAATCAAAGGGAAAAAGAATCTAATGTGAAAAAATTTACCAGGTGctgaattttctatttgatTTTGACACAACAAACGTCATAATTATCTGAACTCTAACAGTAACATCTAacgaatatatggctttaaaaaTGTTTGATGAATATAATAAGAGGATTCCATATCCAAAATTCAtgttcaatttaaaagaaataatcaaGAAAATGTTACCAAAAACCGTCCCAGATTCAATACTAAACACTGTCTCAatcaaatttgattttatttcattccACTTtccccttttttttctttctttcaggCCATAATGTCCTATTTTCTAAGCAGCTTGATAAAGTCTAGCTACTTGTTTTGACTTTTTATTTGGTGTGATTCTATATAGATATcagtatatataaaaattatttattaataataaaaactactttatatattaataattttattagtttttaaaaataattagttaatataatcagtaattattttttatatttttctaaaattagtttttaaataatgattttttcatatatcACAAGTCTTCttcttgaaatttttttattaaagaattaaaaatatttgacaaTTCTCAAATTGGTTTGATTTTTACATTTAACTACGAATTTATATATATCCATTAAAAATGGTCACATGCATTTAAGCATATAGGTTGATCTGAATTACTAatactttattaataataattatataattaaagaaaaacttaaattaaaactagaattacatatttttttactacacgttttgtaaaaaatatttttagtttgtaatcaaattttttaatcattaaaaaaaatatattttcggGACAACAAAGACATTAATTACAAATAGTGACAAATTATgtgaagaaaatataatttgtaataaattttgttttataaattattgCAACAAATTTTTTTACGAGTACATGTCATCTCTAaatactacatcacataaagtCGTCACAAAATTGTATTAGTGGTAAAATTTTGTAATATCAAAtgtttatttctaaaattattttataaacattgTCATAAAATATGTGAAGAGAATACATGACAATTTTTTTAACGACATAATCAAGTATTGTCATAACGCAACCTAGTTCACACAAGAGAGCATTATGGTTGGCGGTGGCGGTCAGGGTTCTGCAAACGACTCCTCGTCGTTCTTCTTCACGAATATCCCTTAGGGTGCCGGTGAAAAGGACATGATTAAGGTCTTCCAAAAATGGGCAAGGGTGAAGGACTTTTTTATCTCACGAAGACCAAACAAATGGGGAAGGAGGTTCGGGTTTGTGAGCTTTTTTGGAGTACAAGACGAAGGGCGCCTGGAGAGAGAGCTGGACCAGATATACATTGGAAGCAGGAAGTTGTACGTGAATATCCCAAAATATAGGAGACAGCAGTATGGTCGTAGAACGGAGGAACGGAGGGCACCGAGGGAGTTGCCAAGAGAGAGCCAGAAGCCAGAAGGGAAGCGGTATCTAAAGGAAGATGAGAAGGTATGGAAACATGGAGATAAAGGGACCTGGAGGGAGAAGAATGGGAATAGATCCTATGTCGATGTCGCTAAAGGAGAGCCTCAAGAGACGTGGAAGGGCCTAGCTTTTAAAACACAACAACATATTCTACCTTGGATGGGGTTGGGACCCTTGGTGATGGAGTGGACTTTGGTATGCTGGGAGAGGAACTTGTGAAGGGAGGAATGACAATGGTAAAGGCGAGATTCTTGGGTGACAACCTTGTCATGCTTACTCCGCGAGAAGGAGAGGTTATGGAGGACATTCTGGAAGACAATAAAGAATGGTTCGAATCGGTGTTCTCTGAGGTTAAGCCTTGGTCGGTTAGCAGTAGTGCAGACCATAAGCTAGTGTGGGTGAAGTGCTATGGGCTGCCTTTACCGTTCTGGAATAGGGACTGCTTCTCAAAAGTGGTTGGTCATATATCTGCTACGGCTACGATGGTAGCCATTGACAAGTCTACGCTTATATGGGAGGTCCTGGAATATGCACGACTGCTAGTGCGCGTTCAAAATCTTGGCAGCGTTAGAATGATGAGAAGAGTGAAGATTAATAAACATGTTTGCAGTATATACATAGAAGAGGAGGTCAATGGCAGTGTAGGAGGTGGGTGCAATGGCAATCAGTCTACAGATGAGCCCAGTGATAGTGTGTCATCATCGGAAACCTATGTGGAGGACACAGATTGCTCGGCGAAGAGTGGTGAGGAGAAGGTCAGGCGAAGGGCGGGGAAGGACCGTTGGACAGAAGGGGGGGATGGTGGAAAAGAGGATCTGGGAGATACGCAAAAGTCAAATGACCGTTCTAAGGGGTGTCGTTCGAAAAGCGCAGACCAACACGGGAAAGGTGTTTTTTCTTTCACGGAAGAGGAAAGAATGGATCAGAATGTATGTGACATTCTACCTGACCTAGCCTATGAGGGGTGTGACAGCAACCCTAAGCTAGCTGACCTGGCTAAAATGGTGGTTGATATAGAGTGCTTGAGTAACCAAAAGGCTACCTCTCAAGAGTTGGGCCGGGTCAACAAGAGCGGGAATCAGTTGCGAAGTGGTAGGCTCGTTTGCTCAGCCCAGATGGAAGGAAGAATTGAGGACCAGTTAACAGAAAAGGCTTATGAGGAAAGGAGTGTCAATAATAATAGTGGGATGATGTGTAGAAGCCTGCTAGATGGGTCGGATGAGAGTGTCACCAAAGAAACGGACCACGCACCTAGTGTAAGTGAAGGGTCTAAAGAGGCATTTGGAACACGACAAGGCCAAAGCAGGGAGGAAGGTGGGCAGCAAGGAAGAGTCAATATGCTGGACGACAGTGAAGGTTGTGAAGCTGTAGATGTAAAGTCATTGACAATGGACAAAGCCCTTGGAATGGGTGACGGCGGAGGTGCCCAGAGAAGCAGGTCTAGTTCGCCACTGCGTCGTCGGAAGAAGAAAGGCTTAGCAGAATTGGGGGACTTTTGTTCCTACCCAAGGCGGTCGGGAAGGCTCAGAGCAAGATTTTCCCAACCAGGGATATCGGCTCATATGAGACATGAGGTGTCTTTAACCTCTATTTCAGATAGGAATATTTTCAATTGTAATCACCGCATTGCTGAACCCGAAAATGAGGAGGGACCATCCAAGCTTTGGTCAGTGGGCAAGCAAATTGGGATTAGATGTCGCGGGGATGAAGAGGAGGCGGTCAAGGAATATGGGAGCATGGAAGTACGTGATTCAGGGAAAGCGTCGTGCTCTAAGGTGAGTGTTAAGAGTGGTTCTTAAtgataattttgaatttgaatattaGAGGAGTGGGGGGTGGcactaaagctaggtacttGAGACATGTAATAGCTTGTGAGGGGGTGGAATTTGTCTGTTTGCAAGAAACAAAAGCTAAGGTGTTCACGGAAGCAAAATGTTATTCTCTGTGGGGGGACAACAAAGTGGGGTGGATTCACCATGAAGGAGACAACGGCTGTGGAAGTTTGTTATCTATGTGGTATGAAGAGGCGTTTAGTTATGTAAGTCATGTGAAGGGTAAGGGCTTCATTGTTGTATTCGGTAAACATATTAAATCTAATACCAGTTGTGCAGTGGTTAATGTGTATGCTGCATGTAATCTGAACGAGAAGAAGATTCTTTGGAAGGAGTTGACTGAAGTAAGATTATCGTCTCTTGTTTTGGGTTGGTGTATGTGTGGCGATTTTAATGCTATAAGAAGTCAGAATGAAAGGAAATGTGTAAGGGATAGGGTTGATCAATCTTGTGAGATCAATGGGTTTAATAGCTTCATCGATGCCAACTCTCTCTTTGATCTGCCTTTAGTAGGAAAGACTTTTACCTGGTTCAAATCTAATGGGTCGGCAAAAAGCAGATTGGACAGAGTGCTGGTCTCTGAAGAGTGGATGGACATATGGCCTATGTGTAAACAGTACGTGCAACAAAGGGAAGTCTCAGACCATTGTGCAATAGTGGTTAAGTCTGTGGATAAGGATTGGGGGCCAAAGCCCTTTCGCTCTATTGATGCGTGGCTCAAGGAGAAGGATTTTGGTGAATTGGTAAAGGGTAAGTGGTTATCCTATTCTGTGCAGGGGAATGCGCTTACAAAGGTCAAGGAGAAGCTGAAGTGCCTGAAAGGGGATTTGAAAATGTGGAATAAGGATGTGTTCGGCAACATTCAAACCAGCAAGAAGAGGATTTTGCAGGAGCTGGAGGATCTAGATTGCCAAGACTGCTTTGTTGACTTGGGGGACTGTGATAGATTGAAGAGGATGGAGTTGGTAGGCCGCTTGAAGGAAACGGAAAAGAAGTTAGATTCACTAATCTGTTAGAAGGCTAGAGTAAATTGGTTCAGGAATGGGGATTCAAGTACTAAGTTCTTTCACACATCCCTAAGATGGAGAAGACTAAGGAATGAGGTTAAGGGAGTTGAGGTTGGAGGAATCTGGTGTGAGGAACCCACCACTGTACGCAAGGAAGCCAAAAGTCTCTTCGAAAACAGATTTAAAGCTACGAAGGATTTTGGAGTTCGACTAGACAAGGTAGAGTTCAAATCCCTATCCCTAGAGGATAATTTGTACTTAACTGCTGCTTTCTCTGAGGAAGAAATAAGGGAAGCAGTGTGGCTTTGTGATGGGTCTAAGAGTCCAGGACCAGATGGGTTCAACATGAATTTCGTCAAAGGAAATTGGGAGGTTCTCAAGGAAGATATAGTAGCAGCGACGACCATCTTTTATGAGAATGGGGTTATTCCAAGAGGTTGCAACGCCTCTTTTATAGCACTTATACCTAAGATAAGGGACCCCGTTAAACTTGAGGAATACAGGCCTATCTCTTTGGTAGGATCTATGTATAAGATCTTATCAAAAGTGTTGGCGGGGAGGATAAAGAAAGTCCTCACCTCTGTGATTGATGATTGCCAATCAACATTCCTCAAGAATAGAGGGATTCTTGACAGTGTACTAATGGCTAACGAGGTGGTAGAGGACTTAAGGAGGAGGAGTAAGAGTGGTTTGTGCTTAAAGGTAGATTTCGAAAAAGCACACGATTGAATACGATTCAGTAAGGTGGGAGTTTCTTTATGACCTACTTAGAAGGATGG from Phaseolus vulgaris cultivar G19833 chromosome 1, P. vulgaris v2.0, whole genome shotgun sequence carries:
- the LOC137816035 gene encoding ent-copalyl diphosphate synthase, chloroplastic-like; this translates as MASQFAFTLSHRLPSSCATPAAKSFNSVCSYIRSSYEIVAEVSQDNILKDGNIDKEALNILVTKEIQKKINVVKLILDSKEDGAITISAYDTAWVALVKNVEDTNSPQFPSCIEWIANNQLHDGSWGDAELFIAHDRILNTLACVLALRSWNMHPQKCEKGMKFFKENLYKLQDENPEHMPIGFEITFPSLLDLARSLDVEVPDESPILKNIIAMRDVKLKKIPREILHKEPTTLLHSLEGMQNLDWKQLLKLQCQDGSFLFSPSSTAYALIQTKDESAHKYLDKTLQKFNGGVPNVYPVDLFERTWIFDRLDRLGISRYFQSEIKDCVAYVSRYWTEKGICWARNSEVQDIDDTAMGFRLLRLHGHQVSASVFKNFEKNGEFFCFSGQSNQAVTGMFNLYRASQVLFQGEKILEDAKNFSAKFLSEKREANELLDKWIITKDLPGEVGYALDMPWYASLPRVETRFYLEQYGGSSDVWIGKTLYRMPFVNNDVYLELAKLDYSICQAVHCAEWEKIQRWYSEAGLERFGLSKQSLLFAYFIAAASIFEPERSRERLAWAKTATLLETLGSYIKDEQTRSGFVDLFNKSINGRNLSNKKLNKNKREEELLEILLTNLDYLGFEMLRSHGCELSHYLNQAWQGWLSSWQNEGNSLEREGELIVQIINVMAGYWSEELLLNPQYQRLLQTTNRVCHGLRNYQSSKAHDSGSHKRTTYMTTPQIESDMQELVQLVLQNSSDGVHTNVKNSFLTVAKGFYYRAYCDPETINSHIEKVLFERVM